In one Solanum lycopersicum chromosome 11, SLM_r2.1 genomic region, the following are encoded:
- the AO1 gene encoding aldehyde oxidase isoform X1, with amino-acid sequence MEERQKKGNLVFAVNGERFELPSVDPSTTLLHFLRSETCYKSPKLGCGEGGCGACVVLISKYDPKFKKVEDFSASSCLTLLCSLNGCSITTSEGLGNTRDGFHSIHERFAGFYASQCGFCTPGLCMSLFSALVNADKGNKPDPPPGFSKLTSSEAENAIAGNLCRCTGYRPIADACKTFAADIDIEDLGFNSFWKKGDSKEMKVSKLPPYDPTKNFSIYPEFLKSESATNLDSSKYPWYSPVSIKELWSLLNFNATVNRGSFKLVVGNTGTGYYKETQRYDHYVDLRHIPELSIIKRDQTGIEVGATVTISKFISVLKEESHINLGSYGKLVSQKLADHMEKIASPFVRNSASVGGNLVMAQKNGFPSDIATLLLGLSATVSLMTSHGPENHTWEELLSRPPLDSKTVLLSVCIPFKKDQSSHQTHSRFLFETYRAAPRPHGNALAYVNAAFQADVSHCNNGVLINNIYLAFGAYGTKHATRAKKVEECLTGKMLSVHVLYEALKLVKLAVVPEDGTLHPEYRSSLAVSYVFEFLYPLTDVHPSISGGLLDGINDISDKEVSESSNNGCISKGRKQKLLSSSKQVVEFSTEYSPVGEPLKKIGAAMQAAGEAVYVDDIPSPPNCLHGAFIYSTKPLAGVKGIQLEPNHLTDTTIITYKDIPTGGANTGAVTPFGSEPLFAEDLSRCAGDRIAFVVADSQRSADLAARTALIEYDTTNVDSAILTVEEAVEKSSFIQVPPPFQPEQIGDFTKGMAEADQKILSAELRFGSEYHFYMETQTALAIPDEDNCMVVYTSSQCPENSQSMIASCLGVPAHNIRVITRRLGGAFGGKFVKAMPVSTACALAAYKLRRPVRIYVNRNSDMIMTGGRHPMKVTYSVGFKSSGKITALHLDILINAGITNDLSPIIPSYLMNTLKKYNWGALSFDIQVCKTNLTSKTIMRGPGEVQGSYIAEAIVEHVASLLSIEVDSVRNENVHTFESLNLFYGNVVAEGEYTLPSIMDKLAVSSSFFQRSKMIEQFNQKNTWKKRGISRVPAVYNASQRPTPGKVSILQDGSIVVEVGGVDVGQGLWTKVRQMTAYALGSIESSWAEDLVEKVRVIQADTLSVVQGGLTAGSTTSESSCAAVKLCCDILVERLTALKKQLQEKNVSVDWPTLIRQAQTQSINLAANSYYVPEFLRYLTFGAAVSEVEIDVLTGETTILQSDIIYDCGQSLNAAVDLGQVEGAFVQGIGFFMKEEYVTNEDGLMVSNSTWTYKIPTIDTIPQNFNVHLVNSGHHEQRVLSSKTSGEPPLFLAASVHCATRAAIRAAREQLKRWDKLDESASEFYLDVPAILPVVKTQCGLDYAEKFVETLLARKSTCFK; translated from the exons ATGGAGGAAAGACAGAAAAAGGGGAATTTGGTGTTTGCAGTTAATGGAGAGAGGTTTGAGTTGCCATCCGTTGATCCTTCGACAACTTTGCTTCACTTCTTGCGCTCGGAGACTTGTTACAAGAGTCCTAAGCTTGGTTGTGGTGAAG GTGGTTGTGGAGCTTGTGTTGTTCTGATCTCAAAGTATGATCCGAAGTTCAAAAAGGTGGAAGATTTTAGTGCAAGTTCGTGCCTTACACTTCTTTGTAGCTTAAATGGTTGTTCAATTACTACAAGTGAAGGCCTTGGGAACACCAGAGATGGTTTTCACTCTATTCATGAAAGATTTGCCGGTTTCTATGCTTCTCAATGCGGCTTTTGCACTCCTGGCCTGTGTATGTCACTTTTCTCAGCTCTCGTCAATGCTGATAAAGGAAACAAACCCGATCCTCCACCAGGATTCTCTAAGCTTACTTCATCTGAAGCTGAAAATGCCATAGCAGGAAACCTTTGTCGGTGCACTGGCTACCGGCCCATTGCTGATGCCTGCAAGACTTTTGCTGCTGATATTGATATAGAGGATTTGGGGTTCAATTCTTTTTGGAAAAAGGGAGACTCCAAGGAAATGAAAGTGAGTAAATTACCTCCCTATGATCCAACCAAGAATTTTAGTATATATcctgagttcttgaaaagtgaaTCCGCCACGAATTTGGACTCCTCAAAGTACCCTTGGTACAGTCCTGTTTCCATTAAGGAGCTATGGAGCTTGTTGAACTTCAATGCGACGGTAAATCGTGGAAGCTTTAAACTTGTCGTTGGTAATACCGGCACAGGTTATTATAAGGAAACTCAGCGATATGATCATTATGTCGATCTCAGGCACATTCCTGAACTCTCAATCATCAAAAGAGATCAGACAGGCATTGAAGTTGGAGCAACTGTGACTATCTCTAAATTCATCTCAGTCTTGAAAGAGGAAAGTCATATCAATTTGGGTTCATATGGGAAGTTGGTATCCCAAAAATTGGCTGACCACATGGAGAAGATTGCTTCACCATTTGTTAGAAACTCTGCTAGTGTGGGAGGAAATTTGGTCATGGCACAGAAGAATGGTTTTCCTTCTGATATCGCTACACTACTTCTCGGGCTTTCTGCTACTGTTAGCTTGATGACCAGTCATGGACCTGAAAACCACACATGGGAGGAGTTATTATCAAGACCACCACTAGACTCAAAGACTGTGCTTCTAAGTGTTTGCATCCCATTTAAGAAAGATCAAAGTTCTCACCAAACTCATTCTAGATTTTTGTTTGAAACCTATCGAGCTGCTCCACGACCTCATGGGAATGCATTGGCATATGTAAATGCTGCGTTCCAGGCTGATGTTTCTCACTGCAATAACGGCGTCCTTATAAACAATATCTATTTGGCATTTGGTGCATATGGCACAAAACATGCAACAAGGGCTAAAAAGGTAGAAGAATGTCTAACGGGGAAAATGTTGAGTGTACATGTTTTGTATGAAGCActtaaattagtcaaattagcGGTGGTACCGGAAGATGGCACTTTACACCCTGAGTACAGATCAAGCTTGGCTGTCAGTTATGTTTTTGAGTTTCTTTATCCCTTAACTGATGTTCATCCTTCTATTTCTGGTGGTTTACTGGATGGAATTAATGACATCTCAGATAAGGAAGTTTCGGAAAGTAGTAATAATGGTTGCATTAGTAAGGGGAGAAAACAAAAACTGCTATCTTCTTCTAAGCAGGTTGTGGAGTTCAGTACGGAGTACTCTCCAGTAGGTGAACCGTTGAAGAAGATCGGAGCTGCCATGCAAGCTGCTG GCGAAGCTGTTTATGTAGATGACATTCCTTCACCACCAAACTGCTTGCATGGAGCGTTTATCTACAGTACAAAGCCATTAGCTGGTGTCAAGGGAATCCAGCTTGAGCCTAATCATTTAACAGACACCACCATAATTACTTACAAAGATATCCCAACAGGAGGAGCAAATACAGGAGCTGTTACACCATTTGGCTCCGAGCCCTTATTTGCTGAAGATCTCTCCCGTTGTGCTGGTGACAGAATTGCATTTGTG GTTGCTGATAGTCAGCGGTCTGCAGATTTGGCTGCAAGAACTGCCCTCATTGAATACGACACTACAAATGTAGATTCGGCCATTTTAACTGTTGAGGAAGCTGTTGAGAAATCTAGTTTTATCCAAGTCCCTCCACCTTTTCAGCCTGAACAGATTGGCGATTTCACAAAAGGAATGGCTGAAGCTGATCAAAAAATTCTCTCTGCTGAG TTAAGATTCGGTTCCGAGTACCATTTCTATATGGAGACACAGACTGCCCTTGCAATTCCAGATGAAGACAACTGCATGGTTGTTTATACTTCAAGCCAGTGCCCTGAGAATTCACAGAGTATGATTGCCAGTTGTCTTGGTGTTCCTGCACACAACATCCGCGTAATTACAAGAAGGCTTGGAGGTGCCTTTGGGGGCAAGTTTGTCAAAGCAATGCCT GTTTCCACAGCCTGTGCACTAGCAGCATACAAGTTGAGAAGACCTGTCAGGATATATGTCAACCGGAACAGTGACATGATAATGACAGGAGGACGACACCCAATGAAAGTAACATACAGTGTAGGATTCAAGTCGAGCGGAAAGATCACAGCATTACATCttgatatattgataaatgCTGGGATCACAAATGATTTAAGCCCCATCATACCATCATATCTGATGAAtacactaaaaaaatataattgggGTGCCTTATCTTTTGATATACAAGTATGCAAGACAAATCTCACCAGCAAAACGATCATGCGGGGTCCTGGGGAGGTGCAAGGATCTTATATCGCCGAAGCTATAGTAGAGCATGTCGCAAGTTTACTGTCGATTGAGGTGGACTCAGTCAGAAATGAGAATGTTCATACATTTGAAAGCCTTAACTTATTCTATGGTAACGTTGTAGCAGAAGGAGAATATACATTGCCTAGTATCATGGATAAGTTGGCAGTGTCGTCCAGCTTTTTCCAACGAAGCAAGATGATAGAACAGTTCAACCAGAAAAACACATGGAAGAAAAGGGGTATTTCTCGAGTACCAGCTGTGTACAATGCTTCGCAACGACCGACACCAGGAAAAGTCAGTATTCTGCAAGATGGATCAATTGTTGTGGAGGTTGGAGGGGTTGATGTTGGCCAAGGGCTATGGACAAAGGTTAGACAGATGACTGCCTATGCTCTCGGTTCAATCGAAAGTAGTTGGGCCGAAGACCTTGTCGAGAAAGTACGAGTCATACAAGCAGACACCTTAAGTGTAGTGCAAGGTGGATTAACGGCTGGAAGTACCACATCGGAATCAAGCTGTGCAGCTGTTAAACTTTGCTGTGATATCTTGGTTGAAAGACTGACCGCTCTGAAGAAACAGTTGCAGGAAAAAAATGTTTCTGTTGATTGGCCAACGCTGATTCGCCAG GCACAAACACAATCAATAAACTTAGCAGCAAATTCTTATTATGTGCCAGAATTCTTGAGGTATTTGACCTTCGGCGCTGCTGTCAGTGAG GTGGAGATAGATGTTCTGACTGGAGAGACTACCATTTTGCAGTCTGATATTATTTACGACTGCGGTCAGAGCTTGAATGCAGCTGTTGATTTGGGACAG GTTGAAGGAGCTTTCGTACAAGGAATCggatttttcatgaaagaagAATATGTTACAAATGAAGATGGGTTAATGGTCTCAAATAGCACTTGGACATACAAGATCCCAACTATTGACACCATACCCCAGAATTTCAATGTTCATCTCGTAAACAGTGGACATCACGAACAACGTGTCCTCTCGTCCAAAA CATCTGGTGAACCACCGCTGTTTCTGGCAGCTTCGGTCCATTGTGCAACAAGAGCAGCCATAAGAGCAGCACGTGAACAGCTCAAACGTTGGGACAAGCTCGACGAGTCTGCTTCAGAATTTTATCTAGATGTCCCTGCAATATTACCAGTTGTGAAGACACAGTGTGGCCTGGATTATGCAGAGAAGTTCGTAGAAACTCTGCTGGCTCGAAAATCAACGTGTTTCAAATGA
- the AO1 gene encoding aldehyde oxidase (The RefSeq protein has 5 substitutions compared to this genomic sequence), which translates to MEERQKKGNLVFAVNGERFELPSVDPSTTLLHFLRSETCYKSPKLGCGEGGCGACVVLISKYEPKFKKVEDFSASSCLTLLCSLNGCSITTSEGLGNTRDGFHSIHERFAGFYASQCGFCTPGLCMSLFSALVNADKGNKPNPPPGFSKLTSSEAENAIAGNLCRCTGYRPIADACKTFAADIDIEDLGFNSFWKKGDSKEMKVSKLPPYDPTKNFSTYPEFLKSESATNLDSSKYPWYSPVSIKELWSLLNFNVTVNRGSFKLVVGNTGTGYYKETQRYDHYVDLRHIPELSIIKRDQTGIEVGATVTISKFISVLKEESHINLGSYGKLVSQKLADHMEKIASPFVRNSASVGGNLVMAQKNGFPSDIATLLLGLSATVSLMTSHGPENHTWEELLSRPPLDSKTVLLSVCIPFKKDQSSHQTHSRFLFETYRAAPRPHGNALAYVNAAFQADVSHCNNGVLINNIYLAFGAYGTKHATRAKKVEECLTGKMLSVHVLYEALKLVKLAVVPEDGTLHPEYRSSLAVSYVFEFLYPLTDVHPSISGGLLDGINDISDKEVSESSNNGCISKGRKQKLLSSSKQVVEFSTEYSPVGEPLKKIGAAMQAAGEAVYVDDIPSPPNCLHGAFIYSTKPLAGVKGIQLEPNHLTDTTIITYKDIPTGGANTGAVTPFGSEPLFAEDLSRCAGDRIAFVVADSQRSADLAARTALIEYDTTNVDSAILTVEEAVEKSSFIQVPPPFQPEQIGDFTKGMAEADQKILSAELRFGSEYHFYMETQTALAIPDEDNCMVVYTSSQCPENSQSMIASCLGVPAHNIRVITRRLGGAFGGKFVKAMPVSTACALAAYKLRRPVRIYVNRNSDMIMTGGRHPMKVTYSVGFKSSGKITALHLDILINAGITDDLSPIIPSYLMNTLKKYNWGALSFDIQVCKTNLTSKTIMRGPGEVQGSYIAEAIVEHVASLLSIEVDSVRNENVHTFESLNLFYGNVVAEGEYTLPSIMDKLAVSSSFFQRSKMIEQFNQKNTWKKRGISRVPAVYNASQRPTPGKVSILQDGSIVVEVGGVDVGQGLWTKVRQMTAYALGSIESSWAEDLVEKVRVIQADTLSVVQGGLTAGSTTSESSCAAVKLCCDILVERLTALKKQLQEKNVSVDWPTLIRQAQTQSINLAANSYYVPEFLRYLTFGAAVSEVEIDVLTGETTILQSDIIYDCGQSLNAAVDLGQVEGAFVQGIGFFMKEEYVTNEDGLMVSNSTWTYKIPTIDTIPQNFNVHLVNSGHHEQRVLSSKTSGEPPLFLAASVHCATRAAIRAAREQLKRWDKLDESASEFYLDVPAILPVVKTQCGLDYAEKFVETLLARKSTCFK; encoded by the exons ATGGAGGAAAGACAGAAAAAGGGGAATTTGGTGTTTGCAGTTAATGGAGAGAGGTTTGAGTTGCCATCCGTTGATCCTTCGACAACTTTGCTTCACTTCTTGCGCTCGGAGACTTGTTACAAGAGTCCTAAGCTTGGTTGTGGTGAAG GTGGTTGTGGAGCTTGTGTTGTTCTGATCTCAAAGTATGATCCGAAGTTCAAAAAGGTGGAAGATTTTAGTGCAAGTTCGTGCCTTACACTTCTTTGTAGCTTAAATGGTTGTTCAATTACTACAAGTGAAGGCCTTGGGAACACCAGAGATGGTTTTCACTCTATTCATGAAAGATTTGCCGGTTTCTATGCTTCTCAATGCGGCTTTTGCACTCCTGGCCTGTGTATGTCACTTTTCTCAGCTCTCGTCAATGCTGATAAAGGAAACAAACCCGATCCTCCACCAGGATTCTCTAAGCTTACTTCATCTGAAGCTGAAAATGCCATAGCAGGAAACCTTTGTCGGTGCACTGGCTACCGGCCCATTGCTGATGCCTGCAAGACTTTTGCTGCTGATATTGATATAGAGGATTTGGGGTTCAATTCTTTTTGGAAAAAGGGAGACTCCAAGGAAATGAAAGTGAGTAAATTACCTCCCTATGATCCAACCAAGAATTTTAGTATATATcctgagttcttgaaaagtgaaTCCGCCACGAATTTGGACTCCTCAAAGTACCCTTGGTACAGTCCTGTTTCCATTAAGGAGCTATGGAGCTTGTTGAACTTCAATGCGACGGTAAATCGTGGAAGCTTTAAACTTGTCGTTGGTAATACCGGCACAGGTTATTATAAGGAAACTCAGCGATATGATCATTATGTCGATCTCAGGCACATTCCTGAACTCTCAATCATCAAAAGAGATCAGACAGGCATTGAAGTTGGAGCAACTGTGACTATCTCTAAATTCATCTCAGTCTTGAAAGAGGAAAGTCATATCAATTTGGGTTCATATGGGAAGTTGGTATCCCAAAAATTGGCTGACCACATGGAGAAGATTGCTTCACCATTTGTTAGAAACTCTGCTAGTGTGGGAGGAAATTTGGTCATGGCACAGAAGAATGGTTTTCCTTCTGATATCGCTACACTACTTCTCGGGCTTTCTGCTACTGTTAGCTTGATGACCAGTCATGGACCTGAAAACCACACATGGGAGGAGTTATTATCAAGACCACCACTAGACTCAAAGACTGTGCTTCTAAGTGTTTGCATCCCATTTAAGAAAGATCAAAGTTCTCACCAAACTCATTCTAGATTTTTGTTTGAAACCTATCGAGCTGCTCCACGACCTCATGGGAATGCATTGGCATATGTAAATGCTGCGTTCCAGGCTGATGTTTCTCACTGCAATAACGGCGTCCTTATAAACAATATCTATTTGGCATTTGGTGCATATGGCACAAAACATGCAACAAGGGCTAAAAAGGTAGAAGAATGTCTAACGGGGAAAATGTTGAGTGTACATGTTTTGTATGAAGCActtaaattagtcaaattagcGGTGGTACCGGAAGATGGCACTTTACACCCTGAGTACAGATCAAGCTTGGCTGTCAGTTATGTTTTTGAGTTTCTTTATCCCTTAACTGATGTTCATCCTTCTATTTCTGGTGGTTTACTGGATGGAATTAATGACATCTCAGATAAGGAAGTTTCGGAAAGTAGTAATAATGGTTGCATTAGTAAGGGGAGAAAACAAAAACTGCTATCTTCTTCTAAGCAGGTTGTGGAGTTCAGTACGGAGTACTCTCCAGTAGGTGAACCGTTGAAGAAGATCGGAGCTGCCATGCAAGCTGCTG GCGAAGCTGTTTATGTAGATGACATTCCTTCACCACCAAACTGCTTGCATGGAGCGTTTATCTACAGTACAAAGCCATTAGCTGGTGTCAAGGGAATCCAGCTTGAGCCTAATCATTTAACAGACACCACCATAATTACTTACAAAGATATCCCAACAGGAGGAGCAAATACAGGAGCTGTTACACCATTTGGCTCCGAGCCCTTATTTGCTGAAGATCTCTCCCGTTGTGCTGGTGACAGAATTGCATTTGTG GTTGCTGATAGTCAGCGGTCTGCAGATTTGGCTGCAAGAACTGCCCTCATTGAATACGACACTACAAATGTAGATTCGGCCATTTTAACTGTTGAGGAAGCTGTTGAGAAATCTAGTTTTATCCAAGTCCCTCCACCTTTTCAGCCTGAACAGATTGGCGATTTCACAAAAGGAATGGCTGAAGCTGATCAAAAAATTCTCTCTGCTGAG TTAAGATTCGGTTCCGAGTACCATTTCTATATGGAGACACAGACTGCCCTTGCAATTCCAGATGAAGACAACTGCATGGTTGTTTATACTTCAAGCCAGTGCCCTGAGAATTCACAGAGTATGATTGCCAGTTGTCTTGGTGTTCCTGCACACAACATCCGCGTAATTACAAGAAGGCTTGGAGGTGCCTTTGGGGGCAAGTTTGTCAAAGCAATGCCT GTTTCCACAGCCTGTGCACTAGCAGCATACAAGTTGAGAAGACCTGTCAGGATATATGTCAACCGGAACAGTGACATGATAATGACAGGAGGACGACACCCAATGAAAGTAACATACAGTGTAGGATTCAAGTCGAGCGGAAAGATCACAGCATTACATCttgatatattgataaatgCTGGGATCACAAATGATTTAAGCCCCATCATACCATCATATCTGATGAAtacactaaaaaaatataattgggGTGCCTTATCTTTTGATATACAAGTATGCAAGACAAATCTCACCAGCAAAACGATCATGCGGGGTCCTGGGGAGGTGCAAGGATCTTATATCGCCGAAGCTATAGTAGAGCATGTCGCAAGTTTACTGTCGATTGAGGTGGACTCAGTCAGAAATGAGAATGTTCATACATTTGAAAGCCTTAACTTATTCTATGGTAACGTTGTAGCAGAAGGAGAATATACATTGCCTAGTATCATGGATAAGTTGGCAGTGTCGTCCAGCTTTTTCCAACGAAGCAAGATGATAGAACAGTTCAACCAGAAAAACACATGGAAGAAAAGGGGTATTTCTCGAGTACCAGCTGTGTACAATGCTTCGCAACGACCGACACCAGGAAAAGTCAGTATTCTGCAAGATGGATCAATTGTTGTGGAGGTTGGAGGGGTTGATGTTGGCCAAGGGCTATGGACAAAGGTTAGACAGATGACTGCCTATGCTCTCGGTTCAATCGAAAGTAGTTGGGCCGAAGACCTTGTCGAGAAAGTACGAGTCATACAAGCAGACACCTTAAGTGTAGTGCAAGGTGGATTAACGGCTGGAAGTACCACATCGGAATCAAGCTGTGCAGCTGTTAAACTTTGCTGTGATATCTTGGTTGAAAGACTGACCGCTCTGAAGAAACAGTTGCAGGAAAAAAATGTTTCTGTTGATTGGCCAACGCTGATTCGCCAG GCACAAACACAATCAATAAACTTAGCAGCAAATTCTTATTATGTGCCAGAATTCTTGAGGTATTTGACCTTCGGCGCTGCTGTCAGTGAG GTGGAGATAGATGTTCTGACTGGAGAGACTACCATTTTGCAGTCTGATATTATTTACGACTGCGGTCAGAGCTTGAATGCAGCTGTTGATTTGGGACAG GTTGAAGGAGCTTTCGTACAAGGAATCggatttttcatgaaagaagAATATGTTACAAATGAAGATGGGTTAATGGTCTCAAATAGCACTTGGACATACAAGATCCCAACTATTGACACCATACCCCAGAATTTCAATGTTCATCTCGTAAACAGTGGACATCACGAACAACGTGTCCTCTCGTCCAAAA CATCTGGTGAACCACCGCTGTTTCTGGCAGCTTCGGTCCATTGTGCAACAAGAGCAGCCATAAGAGCAGCACGTGAACAGCTCAAACGTTGGGACAAGCTCGACGAGTCTGCTTCAGAATTTTATCTAGATGTCCCTGCAATATTACCAGTTGTGAAGACACAGTGTGGCCTGGATTATGCAGAGAAGTTCGTAGAAACTCTGCTGGCTCGAAAATCAACGTGTTTCAAATGA
- the LOC101256554 gene encoding uncharacterized protein, which produces MGRMSIPMMGFVVLCLWAVVAEGGYMKYKDPKQPLGVRIKDLLKRMTLEEKIGQMTQIERAVATADVMKQNFIGSVLSGGGSVPAPKATAQVWTNMVDGIQKGALSTRLGIPMIYGIDAVHGHNNVYGATIFPHNVGLGVTRDPDLVKRIGAATALEVRATGIPYAFAPCIAVCRNPRWGRCYESYSEDYRIVKTMTEIIPGLQGDLPAKSKNGVPYVGGKTKVAACAKHFVGDGGTKNGVDESNTIISSNDLFDIHMPAYYDSLRKGVSTVMVSYSSWNGRKMHANRDLITGFLKNKLKFRGFVISDWQGLDRITDPPHANYSYSVQAGITAGIDMIMVPENYREFIDTLTSQVKANIIPMSRIDDAVKRILRVKFVMGLFENPMSDPSLANQLGSQEHRDLAREAVRKSLVLLKNGKTPSHPLLPLPKKAPKILVAGTHADNLGYQCGGWTIQWQGVAGNDLTVGTTILSAIKKTVDPSTEVVYQQNPDANFVKSNKFSYAIVVVGEVPYAEMFGDSSNLTITEPGPSTINNVCGAVKCVVVVVSGRPVVMEPYVAKMDALVAAWLPGTEGQGVTDALFGDYGFTGKLARTWFKSVDQLPMNFDDSHNDPLFHFGFGLTTKPVKANY; this is translated from the exons ATGGGGAGAATGTCTATACCCATGATGGGGTTTGTGGTGTTATGCCTATGGGCTGTGGTAGCAGAGGGAGGATACATGAAATACAAGGACCCAAAACAGCCATTGGGTGTTAGAATCAAGGACTTGCTGAAAAGAATGACTCTTGAAGAAAAGATTGGTCAAATGACTCAAATTGAGAGGGCTGTTGCCACAGCTGATGTTATGAAGCAGAATTTCATTG GGAGTGTACTGAGTGGTGGAGGCAGTGTACCTGCACCCAAGGCCACTGCTCAGGTTTGGACCAATATGGTAGATGGGATTCAAAAGGGTGCTCTTTCAACCCGTCTTGGGATTCCCATGATTTATGGAATCGATGCGGTTCACGGACACAACAATGTCTATGGGGCTACAATCTTTCCTCACAATGTTGGCCTTGGTGTCACCAG GGATCCTGATCTGGTGAAACGTATTGGGGCTGCAACTGCACTTGAAGTTAGAGCTACAGGAATTCCATATGCGTTTGCTCCCTGCATTGCA GTATGCAGAAATCCTAGATGGGGCCGTTGTTATGAAAGTTACAGTGAAGATTATAGGATTGTGAAAACCATGACTGAGATTATTCCTGGTCTGCAAGGAGATTTGCCAGCTAAATCTAAGAATGGTGTTCCTTACGTTGGCGGCAA GACTAAGGTTGCTGCATGTGCTAAGCACTTTGTGGGAGATGGTGGCACGAAGAATGGTGTTGATGAAAGCAACACTATAATCAGCTCAAACGATTTATTTGACATCCACATGCCTGCATACTATGACTCACTTAGAAAGGGTGTTTCAACTGTAATGGTGTCTTACTCAAGCTGGAATGGAAGAAAGATGCATGCCAACCGAGACCTAATCACTGGTTTTCTGAAGAACAAGCTCAAGTTTAGG GGCTTCGTCATTTCAGATTGGCAAGGGCTTGACCGAATTACTGACCCTCCTCATGCTAATTACTCTTATTCTGTTCAAGCTGGAATCACAGCAGGAATCGACATG ATTATGGTCCCTGAAAATTATAGAGAATTTATCGATACTTTGACATCTCAAGTGAAAGCCAATATCATTCCTATGAGCAGAATTGATGATGCTGTGAAGCGGATATTGAGAGTTAAATTTGTCATGGGTCTCTTCGAAAACCCAATGTCTGATCCTAGCTTGGCAAACCAACTCGGTAGTCAG GAGCATAGAGACTTAGCAAGGGAAGCAGTTAGGAAATCACTCGTGCTCTTGAAGAACGGAAAAACACCTAGTCACCCACTGCTCCCTCTTCCAAAGAAAGCACCAAAAATACTTGTTGCTGGAACTCATGCAGACAACTTAGGTTACCAATGTGGAGGCTGGACAATCCAATGGCAAGGCGTTGCAGGCAATGATCTTACAGTTG GAACCACCATTTTATCTGCTATCAAGAAAACAGTTGATCCTTCTACAGAAGTAGTCTACCAACAGAACCCTGACGCCAACTTTGTTAAGTCCAACAAATTCTCCTACGCCATTGTAGTCGTGGGAGAAGTCCCATACGCAGAGATGTTTGGCGATAGCTCAAACCTTACTATAACTGAACCCGGCCCTAGCACCATCAACAACGTCTGTGGGGCAGTGAAGTGTGTTGTAGTTGTTGTCTCTGGTCGTCCAGTCGTGATGGAGCCTTATGTTGCCAAAATGGATGCCCTTGTAGCTGCTTGGCTCCCCGGTACTGAAGGACAAGGCGTTACTGACGCTTTATTTGGCGATTATGGCTTTACTGGCAAACTCGCCCGGACATGGTTCAAGTCAGTTGATCAGCTCCCTATGAACTTTGATGATTCACACAATGATCCTTTGTTTCATTTTGGATTTGGACTTACAACTAAGCCAGTGAAAGCCAACtactaa